Genomic segment of Bacteroidota bacterium:
AAGGACAATGCTAAAATCCATGAAGCTTTTACCGATTCAGTTGATATGATTGTTGATACAGCCAGTGCACATGAAGCTGTGCAGGCAGCATTTCATTTTGCAGAAAAAGGAGACGTTGTATTATTAAGCCCAGCCTGTGCAAGTTTTGATCTATTTAAAAATTATGAAGATAGAGGCGATCAGTTTAAAAGAGCAGTAAGGGAGTTGTAAAAAATAATAACAAACCTAAAGCCAATAATCAAAGACCATTAACCAACCACCATCAACAAGTAACAGGATGACCGAAATACTCAACATACAAAATCAATTTAAAAACATTGGACAAAAAACCAAGGGTGATAAAGTCATCTGGGGTTTAGTAGTGTTGCTTGTCTTGTTTTCATTGCTTGCGGTGTACAGTGCTACGGGTTCGCTGGCTTACCAGAAATATCGTGGCAATACAGAAATTTACCTGTTCAAACAGATCGGGTTTATTGTATTTGGAATGATCGTAATTTATTTTGCGCATCTTGTTAATTATACATTCTATTCAAAATTTGCCCAGATACTTTTCCTGCTTTGTATTCCGCTACTGATCTATACTTTATTCTTTGGGGTAAGAATGAATGAAGGTAGCCGGTGGATCAGGCTCCCAATAATCGGTATGAACATGCAAAGTTCTGAGCTGGCAAAACTTGCGTTGTTTATGTACCTGGCAAGATTGCTTAGTAAGAAGCAACATGTGATCAAGGATTTTAAAACAGGATTTGTTCCGGTTATCACACCGGTACTTATCATGTGTGCATTGATCGCTCCCGCAAATCTTTCTACCGCATTATTATTAGGTGCTAGCTGCCTATTGCTCATGTTTATCGGCCGGGCCAACACAAAGCATATTTTATTGGTCATTTGTATTGCTATGATCCCTGTGTTAATGCTTATTGGAGCGGCAATGATAAAACATAACAATAATTCTGATAAAGCAGTCGTAGCTGCGACTTCTTCATCCGGTTTATTAAGCAGGGTAAACACTTGGGTAAGCCGGGTGGAAACATTTATATATGGCAGCAAGAATGTAATTGATGAAGATGCTTACCAGATCACACAAGCTAAAATTGCTATTGCACAAGGCGGCACTTTTGGCGCCGGACCGGGAAACAGTACACAACGAAATTTTTTACCACAGGCTTATAATGATTTTATTTTCCCTATCATCATTGAGGAGTATGGATTAGTGGGAGGGATGTTTATTCTATTTATCTATATCGTTTTTTTGTACCGATGTATTCGAATATTTAAAAAATGCCCTTATGCATTTGGTGCATTCCTGGCATTGGGTCTCAGTTTTACATTGGTCATACAGGCTATGATAAATATGGCAGTAAGTGTTGGATTGTTTCCGGTAACGGGTGTGACACTGCCATTGATAAGTATGGGCGGAACAAGTTTCTTATTTACATGTTTATCGATTGGAATAATATTAAGTGTAGCAAGAAATGCTGAAGTGGTAGAAGGGAAACCCTCCAAACCTTCCGCCTCAGGCGGAGAGGCTTATAAAGCTAACTAAAGATGAGTGATATAAATGATAATAGTGAGGCTTCAGGTTCCCCCTTTAGGGGGCGGAGGGGGCGCATTATAATAGCAGGAGGCGGTACAGGCGGACATATTTTTCCGGCAATAGCAATTGCCAATGCGTTGAAGAAAAGAGATAACAGTATTGAAATTCTTTTTGTAGGAGCAAAAGGAAAAATGGAAATGGAAAAAGTACCACAGGCAGGATATAAAATTGAAGGAATTGATATAGCAGGTTTCAATCGCAGTTCTTTGATAAAAAACATTGGGTTGCCATTCAAACTTATCAAAAGTTTTATTCAGGTAAGGGGAATTGTAAACCAGTTTAAGCCAGATGCAGTGATTGGCGTTGGCGGATATTCCAGTTTCCCGGTTTTAAGATTTGCACAAGCTAAAAGAATTCCAAGTTTTATTCATGAGTCAAATTCTTTTGCAGGCAAATCAAATATGCTGCTGGGAAAAAAAGCTACAAAAATTTTTGTGGCAATTGATGGAATGGAAAAATTCTTTCCTGCCAATAAACTGATGATAACAGGTAACCCTGTAAGAGCGGCAATTGCACACAACACAACCAATAAAACAGAAGCAATAAAATTTTTCTCATTGAATGAAATGAAAAAAACTGTTTTGGTTGTTGGTGGAAGCCTGGGAGCAAGATCAATTAATGAAGCAATTGATATGCACCTGGAAGAATTGTTGAAGGCAGACTTACAGATCATTTGGCAGACAGGAAAACCATATGCAGCAACAGCAAAGAAAAGATGTGAAGAGAAAAATGGTGTTTGGGTAAATGAGTTTATCACCCAAATGGAGAATGCTTATGGAGCTGCGGATATTGTTGTATCCCGTTCCGGCGCAATGACAGTTGCTGAACTCTGTGTAGCGAAGAAGCCGGTAATTTTTGTTCCGTATCCGTTCGCTGCAGAAGATCATCAGACCGTGAATGCTAAAAGGCTTGTTGAGAAAAATGCAGCGATGATGATCAAAGACAGTGAAGTAAAAGAAAAGCTCTTACAAACAATTATTGATTTGGCGAATAATGAGACAAAACAAAATGAAATGAAAGTTAATATTTCAAAGCTTGCAGTCATAAATGCTGATGAAAGGGTAGCTGATGAAGTATTAAAGACAATAAGCTGATTTAAGAAATTATCCTAATCCCCTTTAGGCCCGCCCGGATGACGGGTCGGACGGGGGTTAGGGGTAAGAAGGTCCAATCAATACTGTCCTTATGAAGAACCCCCTTCGGGGGATGTATAGGATTGAAAATTGAAAATTTTAAAACTGTGAGTGAATCAAGTATGCCAATTAATAAGATCAAGTCAGTTTATTTTATTGGCATTGGTGGGATCGGGATGAGTGCATTGGCCCGTTACTTTCATTCAAAAGAAGTTAAGGTAAGTGGCTATGATAAAACAGAAACTTCTTTGACAAAGGAATTGATGGCAAGTGGAATTGAAATTCATTATGAAGAAAGAATGGATTTAATCCCAAAAGAAGTGGAACTGGTTGTTTATACACCTGCTGTTCCAAAGGATCACAAAGAGTTGGTGTATTATCAGCAGAATGGATACAAAGTAGTAAAGCGGAGTGATGTGTTACAGATGATCTCCGAAAGCTCTTTTAATATCTGCATCGCAGGTACACATGGTAAAACAACAATTACAACAATGGTGGCGCATTTGCTCCGTCATACAGGTTATGGTTGTAATGCATTTCTCGGTGGCATATCAGTAAACTATGGAACTAATTTCTGGAGCAATGAAAGAAATGTATGTGTGATAGAAGCTGATGAATATGATAGAAGTTTTTTGAAATTAAGTCCGGATGTAGCCATCATTACAGCCATGGATGCCGACCACCTCGATATATATGGTACTCCTGCTGAAATGGAAAAGGCATTTATCGAATTCAGCAGTAAAGTAAAAAAAGGTGGTTTGTTGCTGAGCAAGCATGGCTTACAAAGAGGAAAAGAATTAAAAGCAGACAGGCACCTGACATACAGTTTGCAAAATGAAAGCGCAGATGTATATGCCGGAAATATAAAAATGGACGACGGTAGTTATGAGTTTGATGTGGTGATGAACGATAACAAGCTCGAAAATGTGAAATTGAATATGGGTGGAATGCATAATGTGGAGAATGTAACAGCGGCGATTGGTGTAGCAAGTTCTTTGGGAATTGAAAATGAAAAGATCAAAGCAGCGGTGGAAGATTTTCGCGGGGTGAAGAGAAGGTTTGAGTATATCATCAAAACAAAACAAATGGTATTGGTTGATGATTATGCTCACCACCCGGAAGAGTTAAGGGCATTGCTGAATGGCGCTAAGTCTTTGTTCAGGGAAAGAAAATGTACCATCATTTTTCAACCGCACCTGTACACAAGAACAAGGGACTTTGCTGATGGCTTTGCAGAAGTGCTTGACCTTGCTGATGAAACAATTTTATTGCCGATATACCCGGCAAGAGAATTACCGATAGAAGGTGTGAACAGCCAGATGATCCTTGATAAAATGAAAAGCAACCATAAAAGAGCGATGACAAAAGATGAAGTGATGAATTGGGTGAAGAATGATTTTTCAAAAAATGCGAATAAAGAATTCGGTGAGTTGTTGATAATGGCGGGAGCAGGGGATATAGATACAATGGTAAAGCCGGTTGGTGATTTTTTGATGAGTTGATTAGCAAATGTGCGGATGTGATGATGTGCGGATTTGCGGATTGAGGAAATGTTCTTAGGATTAATGAATGTACTCAACCCCGAAGGGGTTGAACATGAATAGCACCGGGTGAAAACCCGGTGTACAAAAAAGTAAAGTAGTAACAGTTGAATACCAAACAAACGATACGAAAAGTATTATTCATCCTGCTATGGGTGGTAATTGGCGGAGGCATGATCACCCTGCTGGTAGCAGCCATAGGAAAAAAGAAAAAAGAAACCTGCAGTGATTACCAGGTCACCATTAAAGGGGCGCAACAAAATTTCTTTGTTGATGTAAAGGATATTACAAAATTGCTGACTGCAGCATCCGGTGGTTCTATTAAAGGCCAGCATGTCTCCGATATCAAAATGAGAAAATTGGAAGAGCTATTGGAGGATAATGAATGGATACAAGACGCTGAACTTTGGTTTGACAATAAGAATGTACTCAATGTTATTGTAACCGAAAGAGAACCTGTTGCAAGAATCTTCACAACAGCAGGTAATACATATTATATAGACAGTACAGTTAAAAGAATGTCCTTATCTGATAAGATGAGTGCAAGAGTTCCTGTTTTCACCAACTTCCCTGAAAAAAAAGTATGGACCCCTAATGATAGTGCATTAATGCAGGATGTAAAATTAGTTGCACAGTTTGTTCAGCACAATGAATTCTGGAATAGCCAGGTAGCACAATTAGATATTATCAATTGCGGATTCAACTGCTGGCAATTTGAAATGGTTCCCGTTGTCGGCAATCATACAGTAAGATTAGGTAATGCCGAAAACCTGGAAGAAAAATTTAGCAGACTCTTTACTTTCTATAAGCAGGTATTAAGTAAATCAGGTTTTGATAAATACCCGGTGCTGGATGTGCAGTACAAAGGCCAGGTAATTGGGCTGAAGGAAAAGCCAATTGGTAAAGTGGACTCTGTTCTGTTAAGAAAGAATGTAGAAAAATTATTGCTGCAATCCCGTGAAGCGCAAAATGATTCAGCAGGTATTATTAATGCACCAAGAGTTATCGCATTTGATACAACAACAAATAATACTAACCCTGTTCCTGTGAAGACTAATAATCCGCCCAAACCAAGAGCAGTGATGATGAAGAAGAATTAGTTCGGAGTTAGGAGTCGGTAGATAGGAGGCAGAATAACGAACAGAACGTACAAGTGTGCGACACAACAGACGATGATAGTAGTAATGATGATGACAACAAAAAACCAAAACAGCTAACAACTAAAACTAAATACGTAAACAACTAAAAACGCAATACTATGAACAACGAGCAGCCCATTATTGTCGGACTCGACATTGGAACCACCAAGATCGCTGTTATTGCCGGTCGTAAAAATGAATTCGGTAAACTGGAGATCTTAGGCTTTGGCCGTGCCAACAGCAACGGTGTTAAACACGGACAGGTGTTGAACATCGATGAAACAATTAAAGCCATCAACACTGCATTGCAAAACTGCATGGCAAGTAATCCTGACCTGGAGATAGGAGAAGTGTATGTTGGCATTGCAGGTCATCATATCAAAAGCCTGCAAACCCGTGGCGATATCGTTCGCCAGAATACAGAAAATGAAATTAATCAATCAGAGATCGACCAGTTGGTCGCTGACCAGTACAAAACTTATATTCCTGCGGGTGACCAGATCATTGATGTGATACCGCAAGAGTTTACGATTGATAATTTTCAAAATATCGTAAAGCCGATCGGTTATGGAGGCGTAAAGCTTGGCGCTAACTTCCACATCATCACCGGCGATAAAAATGCTATTCGTAATATCAACCGCAGCGTTGAGAAATCGGGTTTGCATACAAAAGACCTGGTGTTGCAGCCGTTGGCTTCATCTTCTGCAGTAATGGGACAGGAAGACCTGGAAGCAGGTGTGGCAATCGTTGATATCGGTGGCGGTACAACTGACCTTGCTGTTTTCTACGAAGGAATTTTAAAACATACTGCTGTTATTCCTTTTGCCGGTGAAAATATTACCAATGATATTAAAACCGGTTTGGGTGTATTAAAAACACAAGCTGAGCAAATGAAAATGCAATTTGGAAGTGCATTGGCAAATGAAGCAAAAGGAAATGCTTATATCACTATACCGGGATTGCGTGGTATGCCTGCAAAAGAGATCAGTGTTAAGAATCTTGCCAATATCATACAAGCAAGAATGAGTGAGATCATGGATTTTGTTACATACCATTTGAAGCAGGTTGGTTTAGACAATCGCATGCTGAATGGTGGTATCATCCTTACAGGCGGTGGTTCACAACTTAAACATTTAATTCAGCTGACTGAGTATACAACCGGTTTACCTGCACGTATCGGATATCCTAATGAGCATTTAGCTGCAGGACATATTGAAGAATTGGCTAAACCAACTTATTCCACTTGTATCGGACTTATCCTGAAAGGGTATGATGATTATGAGCATAACCGCAAGGAGTTTGAAAAAGGTTTCAGAAAAGTTGGTGTGCCTGATGGTTTAAAAAGATCTGAAGCTGAAATTGATGCAACTATAGAAGGAGTAAGTGAGCAGCAGATGAAGGAACGTAAAGGCCTTAGCAATTTCTGGGGCAAGTTTAAAGATGGGATCATTGATCTGTTCAAAGAAGAAGAAGATAAACATCTATAACAACCGGCCCCCTAAATCCCCCAAGGGGGACTTTAGAACCCGATATTTTGAAAAGCTCTTTTTAAAACAACTAACCCAATTGTCAACAGCTTCGTAAGTCCCGCCCCAGCGGGATTTGGAGGGGCCTTTAAAATCAATTACTATGATACATTTTGATCTGCCCAAAGAAAAGTCATCCATTATAAAAGTGATTGGCGTAGGCGGTGGTGGCGGTAATGCCGTTAACCACATGCATAGCCAGGTAATAGAAGGTTGCAATTTTATTATCTGTAATACCGATGCACAGGCATTAGCCAACAGTGCTATTCCTAACCGTATCCAACTCGGACCACATCTTACACAAGGCCTTGGTGCCGGTGCCAATCCGGAGATCGGCAGACAGGCAACCGAAGAATCATTGGAAGAAATAAAACGCATACTGGAAGTAAATACCAAGATGGCATTTATTACTGCTGGTATGGGCGGTGGTACAGGTACAGGCGGTGCACCGATCATTGCAAAAATTTGTAAAGACCTCGGCATACTCACAGTGGGTATTGTCACAACGCCTTTTGCTTATGAAGGAAAAAAGCGTCAGCTACAGGCAGAAGAAGGAATAAAAATATTAAAAGGATATGTAGATACATTACTTGTTATCAGTAATGATAAACTGCGTCACCAATATGGTAATTTAAAAATGCGTGATGCATTTGCAAAAGCAGATAATGTATTGGCAACAGCTGCAAAATGTATCACCGATGTTATCAGCAGCACCGGCCAGATCAATGTTGACTTTGCCGATGTATGCACAGTAATGAAGAATGGTGGTGTAGCAATACTTGGTAACTCAGCAGTAGCAGGAGAGAACCGTGCACAACAAGCTATTGAAGAAGCATTGAACTCACCATTGCTGAACGATAATGAGATCAAAGGTGCTAAATGGATATTGATGAACATTAATAGTTCTGAAGGAGAACATGAATTCACTATGGATGAAGTAGAAGTGATACAGAACTATGTTTTAGCACAGGCGGGTGAGGATAGTGATGTGATACTCGGTTTGGGTTATGATAATACACTCGGCGATCAATTGGGTATCACGATCATTGCAACAGGCTTTCAGCATAAGGATCCATTTACAAAACCTGTTGAAAAGAAAAAGCCTTCAGAAGAAAAAATAATTATGGTGTTGGGTGAGGAAGAGAAACCGAAAGTTAGTAGTCAGGAGTCAGGAGTCAGGAGTCAGGAGCCAGGAGCCAAGAATCCAGTATCCAGTATCCAGCATCCGGAATCTATAACTCCTGAGCATTTAGCTCCTGTAATGATAGAAACTCCTGCATCCGAAGAACCTATTTCAGCAATGATGGTGATCGATGAAGATGAATTGGAAGAAGAAGAAATGGATATCGATAGCTACCAGGAAAAGAAAGAAGAGAGCAGCACCGTTATTCATTGGGAATTGGATATGAAAGCTGATAGTAATACTACGAACAATACGAGTAGTAATATTACGAAAGAAGACAAAAAAGAAGTCGTAAAAGAACAAAGTATAATAACGAATACCATAGTTTCGGCAGAGCAACCAAAAATCAATGAAGCTGCCATTCCCGAGAACAATCAGCCCGTAAAAAACATATTTGAAATAAGTGCGCCGGTGTCTGCAGCATCTGGTGGCTACCTGGCAAGGCCAGCTAATATCTATGCAGAAAGCAAACCAGGGGAAATCACCCCAATAACTTCTGCTGAAAAACCGCATTCGCATATACCCCCGCAGAAAGAGGAGGAAGTTCTTCCCGATCTGCAATTGGTAATGCGTGATGACATTCCAGCGGCGGATGCGCCGTTGGCCCATCATTCTCATACACCGATGCCTACCATCTCAGAGGACCAGGCTATGCCTGACGAAGAGGAGGAGCAACAACGTAGGGCAGCAGAACGACTGCAGAAGCTGCGGAATTTATCGTTCAATTTCAACGCAGCCGATCCGAATAATGAGTTTGAGACTGTGCCGGCCTACATCCGCCGCAATATGGAACTCTATAACCAGTCTTCCGTTGCGGAAAATTTCTACAGTAATATCGAAGTAAAAAAAGATGGTGACAGCAAAGCAACGCTGAGCACTATCAATACATTTTTGGATGGTAAAAAACCAGACTAACCGATCTCACATACATAGCCCGTTCCAATGAAATAAATAAGGCTAGTGTTTTTAGTTGTTCCCTCCGGTTTCTACCGGAGGGTTTTTTTATTATGAACTAGGCTACATTACTACTATTAAGTTTTTGTTGCGTCGCACTCTTGTACGGTTGGGAATTCTATTGTGCTCGAATATGACTATTTTTTAATTGCCAGAGTAAGAATTATTGCAATCAATGACAATATTATGCCTATCCACACAGCCCATTCATTTCTGATAAACCTTTTTCTATCTTTTTGATAGTCGAGATGTTGGTTTGTTAAAAGCTGAACATTGGTTCAGAGTTGTTGTAGTTCTAGATTTTCTTTTTCTGCTTGAGTTTCTATTGATTTTTTGTTTTTTGATTCTAACCCAGAGTATCCACCATTATCTATAAATGAAATTCCTTTTAAAGTCAAAACGTAAGATTGTCCCCAATAATGTTTATATCCTTTTTCTCCCATTCGAACTAAATCATCATTAATTAATTTATTCATTAATTGCTCGAAATTGTCCGGTTCTTTATTATCGAAAGCGTTTAGCACAATTTCTTCATCAACCAAACCTTGTTTGATGTTTGATTTTAACGCATTCAATATTGAATCAAGCGGATCAATAAACATGTCTTTTTTTATAAATGGAATTTACGCCGTTGTTGGTGTTTTCGAAGTTAAGTCTTTGCTCATTTAATTTTCTTCACCAACAACCGAAATTGTATTATGATTGTATTATTGGTGAAGAATCAGAAACTTTATTTTGAGCAACAACAACGGCGTAACTAACACGCAAGGCTATGGGTGAAGACCCTGCTACAACTAAAGGGCGAAAAATCATTGTTTCGATTTTACTCTCATAATATCAGTATCCACTTGCAGATTTCCTCGTTGCTTTGAAGCATTATACCATTTAAGAGCTTGCTCAAGATCTATACTCGTACCGCGTCCGTATTCATACATAATTCCAATGTTTCTCATAGCGTCACTATTACCGAGCTTTGCAGCTTCGTCCCATTTTTCTCTTGCCAAACTAAATTTGTCAGCATTGTAATATGCTCCTCCCTCTAGTACTAATGAAAGGCTTTTCTTACCCTGTACTCTTGCAATATCGTCCTTCACGTACGTGTGTCCTTTGTTTTTTGCGGCATTAAACCAGTCAAGGGCTTTATCATAATTCATATTTTCTCCTCTGCCCAGTTCATACATAAGTCCAATGTTGCGCATGGCATCACTGTTTCCAAGGCTTGCAGCTTCGTTCCACTTTTCCCTTGCTAACGGATACTTCAATGCATCGTAGTATGCTCCTCCTTCCATCACCAGGTCGTCGGAGCTTTTTGGTCTTTCTTTTCCATTAGCCGGTAAAAAATCTTTGCCGGCAGACGATTGCTTCTTTGGGTCAGCATATTTTTCTGTCGCTTTCAGGCTATTTGAGTTTTTAACCGGCTGCTTAGCTGGTGTATGAATTTTTGGGGAATCGGCAATTGATGTAGTGCTCTGCATTACTGAAGTATCGGTTGAAGTCCTGCTATGAAAAGTGTCGCTTGCTAAAGTGGATGAAGTGACAGAAGTATCAACCTTTGAAAAACCGAATGAACTGTGTGATGCTGAAGATGCAACAATTATCCACACAATAATTGCTATTCCAGCAACAACAGACCCTATAATGTAATAGACTTTTCGGAGTGACTTTTGTGGCTGAAGGAGCTTTTGCTGCTTATGCCATTCTTCTTCCCGCAGTTGTTCTTCTTCGGTTTGCTGCTGCGGCTGCCGGTCTTCGTTCACTTTTAGCATCAGGGTATTACTCACTGTTTGCAATACTTCATCATAACTATCCGTAACATCGTAATGCTGCAGTCTTTTGAGCCTGAAGGGAAGATTGCAGTTATCGATGCGGATGGGAACAACCCGTTTATTTTCTTCCAAAGCTGCGTACACTTCATCGAGTGCATTTTTTGATTGAACAGATGCCTGTGAAGCCACAAAAAGCACACAGTTGCATTCGTTTAATGCAGTTTCTATTTCAATGTCCCACAACGAGCCTAAGGGGATGTCGAGCTGGTCGAGCCAAATATCTACGCCCAATGTTTTAAGGTCTGCAGTAAGTTTTTTTACAAATGCCGAATCGGCGCGGGAATAGCTGACGAAGACCTTGCTTGGCATGGGCGATAGGTGGGGCTAAGAAATGAGATCATAAAGATAAGCATGGGTTTTGTCATTCTGAATTTGTTTTAGGAGCCTTTGCGGTGCAAAAAGATTTATGTCCTGCCGAGGTCTTCTCAAGAAGAAACTTCGATAAATAAAAAATAACTGAGAGACCCCGTGAGGACGGATATCATTTTACAGAAAAGGATTCATATATTTTCTGTAAAATAGCAAAAGAATCATTCTTGATTGTCCATATATTATAGTTACCCGCAGTTATCACTACCAATAAATTATTTGTTTTATCATAGAAGATTCTTTGGTCTCCATTTCCAACCGCAGCACTCGTGGAAATTAGTTTATTTTGAATTGTGTCTATATACGTCCAAAACAAATATCCATATCCTCCTCTTGAATTAGGCCTTGCTACTGCTTTTTGAATTGACACAGTTGCCCAATTCTCAGATATAATATGCTTATTGTTCCAACTACCCTTTTGATAATATAAAATGCCAAATTTTAATAGATCTCTCGACCGCAGTCTTAATCCTGAAGCAGCAGCAGGGGTATTGGTTCCGGGAAATTTAGTCCACTCAAAATTTGTAATGCCCATAGGTTTAAAAAGATAATGGTTTGCAAATTCATCGACCTTTTTCCCGGTTGCTTTTTCAATAATTGCTGCAAGCACTTCGGTAGTTCCTCCATTATAATTCCATACTTTACCCGGCGCAGATATTAAGTTTCGGCTTAAGACAAAATTTATAGGATCTTCACTCTTGTCCATTTGAATTTCACTATTTAGCGGATTATCATAAGGAACTTGTTCATTCCATTCAAATCCAGAGGTCATTGTTAAAAGATTTTTTATAGTCAGCGTTTTCTTTAGTCCCGTGTCGTAGACAGCATATTCCGGGAAGAAATCGAATACTCTTTGTTCGGCACTTTTGATTTTACCTTGTGCAATAGCAATACCTATACAAGCGGAAACTACACTTTTTGAAATGCTTCTGACGTCATGAGGGCTATTAGCAGAATGTTCGATTACGCCTAAATTCTTACCCCAGATTTGATCTTTTCCCGGAAAGTATTTTTCGAATACAAGCTTGTTGTTTTTGTATATCAGAAGACTATGAATATTAGGATAATAATTGGAAGAAATTTGAGCTGACAATGTATCTATCACTGATGGATTCATTCCCATTTCGGATAAGGATGCGGTTTTGATCCCATCCTCCAGATCGATAGGTTTAGATGAATGTAATTGATCTGTCTGGCTAATTCCATATCTGAATATTGTCAGGCAAATCAGGCTGATAACAATTTTATGACGCATAACAATATTTATTTTTTGATGGGAAATTAAAGAGCCGCTAAAGTGTATTACTGCTAAAATACGCTACTTATTTCGGTCAACATTTTTTTGTGCTGAAGTAGTCTAAAAAGACATTTTCGTATTCTTAATTTATATTATTACATTTAATAATGACACAGTGAGATGATAAGCTTTTCTCGGTTTGAATGTGCACACGAAAACGGCCGATTAAATTCCCGCAAACCATAAGAAAGACTAAGCCTGCTTAATACCATTACCCCTCTTGTGAACAATTGCCGGTGTTTCATTCAAAACAATTTTTTATGATAAAAAAATTAATTGCTTTCCATGCCTTTTTGCTTCAACTATTTATTGGGGGCATTGCACAAAATGTTGGTATTGGCAATACAAATCCTCAATTCCTTCTGGATGTTTCGGGCAGGATGCGCATCCGGAGCCAGGATGCAGTATTTACAGCGGGCATTTATTTTAATAAAATAGAT
This window contains:
- a CDS encoding toll/interleukin-1 receptor domain-containing protein, with protein sequence MPSKVFVSYSRADSAFVKKLTADLKTLGVDIWLDQLDIPLGSLWDIEIETALNECNCVLFVASQASVQSKNALDEVYAALEENKRVVPIRIDNCNLPFRLKRLQHYDVTDSYDEVLQTVSNTLMLKVNEDRQPQQQTEEEQLREEEWHKQQKLLQPQKSLRKVYYIIGSVVAGIAIIVWIIVASSASHSSFGFSKVDTSVTSSTLASDTFHSRTSTDTSVMQSTTSIADSPKIHTPAKQPVKNSNSLKATEKYADPKKQSSAGKDFLPANGKERPKSSDDLVMEGGAYYDALKYPLAREKWNEAASLGNSDAMRNIGLMYELGRGENMNYDKALDWFNAAKNKGHTYVKDDIARVQGKKSLSLVLEGGAYYNADKFSLAREKWDEAAKLGNSDAMRNIGIMYEYGRGTSIDLEQALKWYNASKQRGNLQVDTDIMRVKSKQ
- a CDS encoding serine hydrolase — its product is MRHKIVISLICLTIFRYGISQTDQLHSSKPIDLEDGIKTASLSEMGMNPSVIDTLSAQISSNYYPNIHSLLIYKNNKLVFEKYFPGKDQIWGKNLGVIEHSANSPHDVRSISKSVVSACIGIAIAQGKIKSAEQRVFDFFPEYAVYDTGLKKTLTIKNLLTMTSGFEWNEQVPYDNPLNSEIQMDKSEDPINFVLSRNLISAPGKVWNYNGGTTEVLAAIIEKATGKKVDEFANHYLFKPMGITNFEWTKFPGTNTPAAASGLRLRSRDLLKFGILYYQKGSWNNKHIISENWATVSIQKAVARPNSRGGYGYLFWTYIDTIQNKLISTSAAVGNGDQRIFYDKTNNLLVVITAGNYNIWTIKNDSFAILQKIYESFSVK